A genome region from Salvia splendens isolate huo1 chromosome 19, SspV2, whole genome shotgun sequence includes the following:
- the LOC121779524 gene encoding probable receptor-like protein kinase At5g39020 isoform X1: MSTTLLLLFILTTLAHFSHANPPCPPSSCGVIRNISYPFLLKGDPSNCGHHILTCHHNLTSISLNSRNFYVKAIDYQISTIRVADASLNNHNICSFPISSTYYFSDDSHYSYSIPSYSTYPFDYKATRINLMSCPNPMKNPSLFTNISTKCSRMNDRSYSYIKVGHMNASEVPHLCGLDLIAMTSWHFHDLKNVSLSEIHHSLLYGFELTFCNDCGPWSASFWEAMFAVVLHPALLLILGMICAVIGHPIFPLFGIAALSMGLFLTLPLYYNIFIQYGYGLSPAQIGIASVIGLLCAVISPPIFILFGIAALSTALLHPFLLEYGIITPARYNILADYGQGLELVIVLIILLPRFILFPVAMWLLIKKFRIRHRSVYTRIESFLRSDNQLTPIRYSYSDIKKMTGGFQDKLGEGGYGSVYKGKLRSGFHVAVKLLGKSGGSGQDFMNEIATIGRIHHVNVVNLVGYCAHGSKRALIYDFMPNGSLEKYLFNRDKTISLSWDTKFEIAVGVARGIEYLHRGCDVQILHFDIKPHNILLDDDFIPKISDFGLAKFFSTDKTTVTMTAARGTIGYVAPELISRSIGAVSYKADVYSFGMLLMEMVSLKKDLIGNNDNSSQYFPNWIYDYFNQGKDIEVVNSGDDENYDDSWRKYGRKMTIVALWCIQMCPDHRPSMNKVLEMLEGDVERLKVPNYPSQSTQIVVDQTCSTDSVSLLEHEDASTSVEIIVE, translated from the exons ATGTCCACAACTCTCCTCCTCTTGTTCATCCTTACAACATTAGCTCATTTCTCCCATGCTAATCCTCCCTGCCCTCCTTCTTCGTGTGGCGTTATTCGTAATATCAGCTACCCTTTCCTCCTCAAGGGCGACCCCAGCAACTGCGGCCATCACATATTAACATGTCACCACAATCTCACCTCCATCTCTCTCAACTCTCGAAACTTCTATGTCAAAGCCATCGACTACCAAATCTCCACCATCAGAGTGGCTGATGCTTCCCTCAACAATCACAACATCTGCTCTTTCCCCATCTCTTCTACTTATTACTTTTCCGATGATTCTCATTACAGTTACTCTATCCCAAGCTATTCTACCTATCCATTTGATTATAAAGCCACCCGTATCAATTTGATGAGCTGCCCTAATCCCATGAAGAATCCATCCCTCTTCACCAACATTTCTACTAAATGTTCTCGAATGAATGATAGATCATATTCATATATAAAGGTCGGACACATGAATGCCTCAGAGGTACCGCACCTGTGCGGACTAGATCTCATAGCGATGACGTCGTGGCACTTTCATGATCTGAAAAATGTATCTCTTTCAGAAATCCACCACTCTCTCTTGTATGGATTTGAACTCACCTTCTGCAACGACTGCGGACCATGGTCTGCTTCCTTCTGGGAGG CTATGTTTGCAGTGGTGCTTCACCCAGCTCTTCTACTCATTTTAG GGATGATATGTGCAGTAATAGGCCATCCTATATTCCCTCTCTTTGGAATCGCAGCTCTATCAATGGGCTTATTTCTAACTTTGCCTCTATACTACAACATATTCATACAATACG GCTATGGTTTGTCACCCGCTCAAATAGGCATTGCATCAGTAATAG GTTTGCTATGTGCAGTAATAAGCCCTCCTATATTCATCCTGTTTGGAATCGCAGCTTTATCAACGGCCTTACTTCATCCTTTCCTTTTGGAATACGGCATAATCACACCAGCAC GCTACAATATCCTAGCTGATTATGGACAAGGCTTGGAATTAGTAATCG TATTGATCATCTTGCTACCAAGGTTTATCCTTTTTCCTGTTGCTATGTGGCTTTTGATCAAGAAATTTCGGATAAGGCATAGGTCCGTGTATACAAGAATCGAAAGTTTCTTACGAAGTGACAACCAACTCACACCAATTAGATATTCATATTCAGACATTAAGAAGATGACAGGAGGCTTTCAAGACAAACTAGGTGAAGGTGGCTACGGTTCTGTCTACAAAGGGAAGCTCCGAAGTGGCTTTCATGTAGCAGTCAAATTACTCGGAAAATCTGGAGGAAGTGGACAAGACTTCATGAATGAAATTGCAACTATTGGAAGGATCCACCATGTCAATGTGGTGAACCTCGTTGGATATTGTGCACACGGCTCCAAACGTGCACTTATCTATGATTTCATGCCCAATGGTTCCCTTGAAAAATATCTTTTCAATAGAGACAAAACAATCTCATTGAGTTGGGATACGAAGTTTGAGATTGCAGTTGGTGTTGCTCGTGGGATTGAGTATCTACACCGAGGGTGTGATGTTCAGATCTTGCATTTTGACATTAAGCCTCATAACATACTTCTTGATGATGACTTCATcccaaaaatatcagattttggGCTAGCAAAGTTTTTCTCAACGGATAAAACCACTGTGACTATGACTGCTGCTAGAGGAACCATAGGATACGTTGCCCCTGAACTGATTAGCAGAAGTATTGGAGCAGTCTCTTACAAGGCTGATGTTTATAGTTTCGGGATGTTGTTAATGGAAATGGTGAGTTTGAAGAAAGACTTGATAGGGAACAATGACAATTCGAGTCAATATTTTCCGAATTGGATATATGACTACTTTAACCAAGGGAAGGACATTGAAGTTGTGAACAGTGGTGATGATGAAAACTATGATGATAGTTGGAGGAAATATGGTCGGAAGATGACAATAGTTGCATTATGGTGCATACAAATGTGTCCTGACCATCGTCCCTCAATGAACAAAGTGTTGGAAATGTTGGAAGGTGATGTTGAACGTCTAAAAGTTCCTAATTATCCTTCTCAATCTACTCAGATCGTCGTAGATCAAACATGTTCGACAGATTCAGTATCATTGCTGGAACATGAAGATGCTTCAACCAGTGTTGAGATTATAGTTGAATAA
- the LOC121779524 gene encoding putative cysteine-rich receptor-like protein kinase 12 isoform X5, whose product MSTTLLLLFILTTLAHFSHANPPCPPSSCGVIRNISYPFLLKGDPSNCGHHILTCHHNLTSISLNSRNFYVKAIDYQISTIRVADASLNNHNICSFPISSTYYFSDDSHYSYSIPSYSTYPFDYKATRINLMSCPNPMKNPSLFTNISTKCSRMNDRSYSYIKVGHMNASEVPHLCGLDLIAMTSWHFHDLKNVSLSEIHHSLLYGFELTFCNDCGPWSASFWEAMFAVVLHPALLLILGMICAVIGHPIFPLFGIAALSMGLFLTLPLYYNIFIQYGYGLSPAQIGIASVIGLLCAVISPPIFILFGIAALSTALLHPFLLEYGIITPARYNILADYGQGLELVIVLIILLPRFILFPVAMWLLIKKFRIRHRSVYTRIESFLRSDNQLTPIRYSYSDIKKMTGGFQDKLGEGGYGSVYKGKLRSGFHVAVKLLGKSGGSGQDFMNEIATIGRIHHVNVVNLVGYCAHGSKRALIYDFMPNGSLEKYLFNRDKTISLSWDTKFEIAVGVARGIEYLHRGCDVQILHFDIKPHNILLDDDFIPKISDFGLAKFFSTDKTTVTMTAARGTIGYVAPELISRSIGAVSYKADVYSFGMLLMEMVSLKKDLIGNNDNSSQYFPNWIYDYFNQGKDIEVVNSGDDENYDVVNGNGEFEERLDREQ is encoded by the exons ATGTCCACAACTCTCCTCCTCTTGTTCATCCTTACAACATTAGCTCATTTCTCCCATGCTAATCCTCCCTGCCCTCCTTCTTCGTGTGGCGTTATTCGTAATATCAGCTACCCTTTCCTCCTCAAGGGCGACCCCAGCAACTGCGGCCATCACATATTAACATGTCACCACAATCTCACCTCCATCTCTCTCAACTCTCGAAACTTCTATGTCAAAGCCATCGACTACCAAATCTCCACCATCAGAGTGGCTGATGCTTCCCTCAACAATCACAACATCTGCTCTTTCCCCATCTCTTCTACTTATTACTTTTCCGATGATTCTCATTACAGTTACTCTATCCCAAGCTATTCTACCTATCCATTTGATTATAAAGCCACCCGTATCAATTTGATGAGCTGCCCTAATCCCATGAAGAATCCATCCCTCTTCACCAACATTTCTACTAAATGTTCTCGAATGAATGATAGATCATATTCATATATAAAGGTCGGACACATGAATGCCTCAGAGGTACCGCACCTGTGCGGACTAGATCTCATAGCGATGACGTCGTGGCACTTTCATGATCTGAAAAATGTATCTCTTTCAGAAATCCACCACTCTCTCTTGTATGGATTTGAACTCACCTTCTGCAACGACTGCGGACCATGGTCTGCTTCCTTCTGGGAGG CTATGTTTGCAGTGGTGCTTCACCCAGCTCTTCTACTCATTTTAG GGATGATATGTGCAGTAATAGGCCATCCTATATTCCCTCTCTTTGGAATCGCAGCTCTATCAATGGGCTTATTTCTAACTTTGCCTCTATACTACAACATATTCATACAATACG GCTATGGTTTGTCACCCGCTCAAATAGGCATTGCATCAGTAATAG GTTTGCTATGTGCAGTAATAAGCCCTCCTATATTCATCCTGTTTGGAATCGCAGCTTTATCAACGGCCTTACTTCATCCTTTCCTTTTGGAATACGGCATAATCACACCAGCAC GCTACAATATCCTAGCTGATTATGGACAAGGCTTGGAATTAGTAATCG TATTGATCATCTTGCTACCAAGGTTTATCCTTTTTCCTGTTGCTATGTGGCTTTTGATCAAGAAATTTCGGATAAGGCATAGGTCCGTGTATACAAGAATCGAAAGTTTCTTACGAAGTGACAACCAACTCACACCAATTAGATATTCATATTCAGACATTAAGAAGATGACAGGAGGCTTTCAAGACAAACTAGGTGAAGGTGGCTACGGTTCTGTCTACAAAGGGAAGCTCCGAAGTGGCTTTCATGTAGCAGTCAAATTACTCGGAAAATCTGGAGGAAGTGGACAAGACTTCATGAATGAAATTGCAACTATTGGAAGGATCCACCATGTCAATGTGGTGAACCTCGTTGGATATTGTGCACACGGCTCCAAACGTGCACTTATCTATGATTTCATGCCCAATGGTTCCCTTGAAAAATATCTTTTCAATAGAGACAAAACAATCTCATTGAGTTGGGATACGAAGTTTGAGATTGCAGTTGGTGTTGCTCGTGGGATTGAGTATCTACACCGAGGGTGTGATGTTCAGATCTTGCATTTTGACATTAAGCCTCATAACATACTTCTTGATGATGACTTCATcccaaaaatatcagattttggGCTAGCAAAGTTTTTCTCAACGGATAAAACCACTGTGACTATGACTGCTGCTAGAGGAACCATAGGATACGTTGCCCCTGAACTGATTAGCAGAAGTATTGGAGCAGTCTCTTACAAGGCTGATGTTTATAGTTTCGGGATGTTGTTAATGGAAATGGTGAGTTTGAAGAAAGACTTGATAGGGAACAATGACAATTCGAGTCAATATTTTCCGAATTGGATATATGACTACTTTAACCAAGGGAAGGACATTGAAGTTGTGAACAGTGGTGATGATGAAAACTAT
- the LOC121779524 gene encoding probable receptor-like protein kinase At5g39020 isoform X2 yields MSTTLLLLFILTTLAHFSHANPPCPPSSCGVIRNISYPFLLKGDPSNCGHHILTCHHNLTSISLNSRNFYVKAIDYQISTIRVADASLNNHNICSFPISSTYYFSDDSHYSYSIPSYSTYPFDYKATRINLMSCPNPMKNPSLFTNISTKCSRMNDRSYSYIKVGHMNASEVPHLCGLDLIAMTSWHFHDLKNVSLSEIHHSLLYGFELTFCNDCGPWSASFWEVVLHPALLLILGMICAVIGHPIFPLFGIAALSMGLFLTLPLYYNIFIQYGYGLSPAQIGIASVIGLLCAVISPPIFILFGIAALSTALLHPFLLEYGIITPARYNILADYGQGLELVIVLIILLPRFILFPVAMWLLIKKFRIRHRSVYTRIESFLRSDNQLTPIRYSYSDIKKMTGGFQDKLGEGGYGSVYKGKLRSGFHVAVKLLGKSGGSGQDFMNEIATIGRIHHVNVVNLVGYCAHGSKRALIYDFMPNGSLEKYLFNRDKTISLSWDTKFEIAVGVARGIEYLHRGCDVQILHFDIKPHNILLDDDFIPKISDFGLAKFFSTDKTTVTMTAARGTIGYVAPELISRSIGAVSYKADVYSFGMLLMEMVSLKKDLIGNNDNSSQYFPNWIYDYFNQGKDIEVVNSGDDENYDDSWRKYGRKMTIVALWCIQMCPDHRPSMNKVLEMLEGDVERLKVPNYPSQSTQIVVDQTCSTDSVSLLEHEDASTSVEIIVE; encoded by the exons ATGTCCACAACTCTCCTCCTCTTGTTCATCCTTACAACATTAGCTCATTTCTCCCATGCTAATCCTCCCTGCCCTCCTTCTTCGTGTGGCGTTATTCGTAATATCAGCTACCCTTTCCTCCTCAAGGGCGACCCCAGCAACTGCGGCCATCACATATTAACATGTCACCACAATCTCACCTCCATCTCTCTCAACTCTCGAAACTTCTATGTCAAAGCCATCGACTACCAAATCTCCACCATCAGAGTGGCTGATGCTTCCCTCAACAATCACAACATCTGCTCTTTCCCCATCTCTTCTACTTATTACTTTTCCGATGATTCTCATTACAGTTACTCTATCCCAAGCTATTCTACCTATCCATTTGATTATAAAGCCACCCGTATCAATTTGATGAGCTGCCCTAATCCCATGAAGAATCCATCCCTCTTCACCAACATTTCTACTAAATGTTCTCGAATGAATGATAGATCATATTCATATATAAAGGTCGGACACATGAATGCCTCAGAGGTACCGCACCTGTGCGGACTAGATCTCATAGCGATGACGTCGTGGCACTTTCATGATCTGAAAAATGTATCTCTTTCAGAAATCCACCACTCTCTCTTGTATGGATTTGAACTCACCTTCTGCAACGACTGCGGACCATGGTCTGCTTCCTTCTGGGAGG TGGTGCTTCACCCAGCTCTTCTACTCATTTTAG GGATGATATGTGCAGTAATAGGCCATCCTATATTCCCTCTCTTTGGAATCGCAGCTCTATCAATGGGCTTATTTCTAACTTTGCCTCTATACTACAACATATTCATACAATACG GCTATGGTTTGTCACCCGCTCAAATAGGCATTGCATCAGTAATAG GTTTGCTATGTGCAGTAATAAGCCCTCCTATATTCATCCTGTTTGGAATCGCAGCTTTATCAACGGCCTTACTTCATCCTTTCCTTTTGGAATACGGCATAATCACACCAGCAC GCTACAATATCCTAGCTGATTATGGACAAGGCTTGGAATTAGTAATCG TATTGATCATCTTGCTACCAAGGTTTATCCTTTTTCCTGTTGCTATGTGGCTTTTGATCAAGAAATTTCGGATAAGGCATAGGTCCGTGTATACAAGAATCGAAAGTTTCTTACGAAGTGACAACCAACTCACACCAATTAGATATTCATATTCAGACATTAAGAAGATGACAGGAGGCTTTCAAGACAAACTAGGTGAAGGTGGCTACGGTTCTGTCTACAAAGGGAAGCTCCGAAGTGGCTTTCATGTAGCAGTCAAATTACTCGGAAAATCTGGAGGAAGTGGACAAGACTTCATGAATGAAATTGCAACTATTGGAAGGATCCACCATGTCAATGTGGTGAACCTCGTTGGATATTGTGCACACGGCTCCAAACGTGCACTTATCTATGATTTCATGCCCAATGGTTCCCTTGAAAAATATCTTTTCAATAGAGACAAAACAATCTCATTGAGTTGGGATACGAAGTTTGAGATTGCAGTTGGTGTTGCTCGTGGGATTGAGTATCTACACCGAGGGTGTGATGTTCAGATCTTGCATTTTGACATTAAGCCTCATAACATACTTCTTGATGATGACTTCATcccaaaaatatcagattttggGCTAGCAAAGTTTTTCTCAACGGATAAAACCACTGTGACTATGACTGCTGCTAGAGGAACCATAGGATACGTTGCCCCTGAACTGATTAGCAGAAGTATTGGAGCAGTCTCTTACAAGGCTGATGTTTATAGTTTCGGGATGTTGTTAATGGAAATGGTGAGTTTGAAGAAAGACTTGATAGGGAACAATGACAATTCGAGTCAATATTTTCCGAATTGGATATATGACTACTTTAACCAAGGGAAGGACATTGAAGTTGTGAACAGTGGTGATGATGAAAACTATGATGATAGTTGGAGGAAATATGGTCGGAAGATGACAATAGTTGCATTATGGTGCATACAAATGTGTCCTGACCATCGTCCCTCAATGAACAAAGTGTTGGAAATGTTGGAAGGTGATGTTGAACGTCTAAAAGTTCCTAATTATCCTTCTCAATCTACTCAGATCGTCGTAGATCAAACATGTTCGACAGATTCAGTATCATTGCTGGAACATGAAGATGCTTCAACCAGTGTTGAGATTATAGTTGAATAA
- the LOC121779524 gene encoding probable receptor-like protein kinase At5g39020 isoform X4 has protein sequence MSTTLLLLFILTTLAHFSHANPPCPPSSCGVIRNISYPFLLKGDPSNCGHHILTCHHNLTSISLNSRNFYVKAIDYQISTIRVADASLNNHNICSFPISSTYYFSDDSHYSYSIPSYSTYPFDYKATRINLMSCPNPMKNPSLFTNISTKCSRMNDRSYSYIKVGHMNASEVPHLCGLDLIAMTSWHFHDLKNVSLSEIHHSLLYGFELTFCNDCGPWSASFWEVVLHPALLLILGYGLSPAQIGIASVIGLLCAVISPPIFILFGIAALSTALLHPFLLEYGIITPARYNILADYGQGLELVIVLIILLPRFILFPVAMWLLIKKFRIRHRSVYTRIESFLRSDNQLTPIRYSYSDIKKMTGGFQDKLGEGGYGSVYKGKLRSGFHVAVKLLGKSGGSGQDFMNEIATIGRIHHVNVVNLVGYCAHGSKRALIYDFMPNGSLEKYLFNRDKTISLSWDTKFEIAVGVARGIEYLHRGCDVQILHFDIKPHNILLDDDFIPKISDFGLAKFFSTDKTTVTMTAARGTIGYVAPELISRSIGAVSYKADVYSFGMLLMEMVSLKKDLIGNNDNSSQYFPNWIYDYFNQGKDIEVVNSGDDENYDDSWRKYGRKMTIVALWCIQMCPDHRPSMNKVLEMLEGDVERLKVPNYPSQSTQIVVDQTCSTDSVSLLEHEDASTSVEIIVE, from the exons ATGTCCACAACTCTCCTCCTCTTGTTCATCCTTACAACATTAGCTCATTTCTCCCATGCTAATCCTCCCTGCCCTCCTTCTTCGTGTGGCGTTATTCGTAATATCAGCTACCCTTTCCTCCTCAAGGGCGACCCCAGCAACTGCGGCCATCACATATTAACATGTCACCACAATCTCACCTCCATCTCTCTCAACTCTCGAAACTTCTATGTCAAAGCCATCGACTACCAAATCTCCACCATCAGAGTGGCTGATGCTTCCCTCAACAATCACAACATCTGCTCTTTCCCCATCTCTTCTACTTATTACTTTTCCGATGATTCTCATTACAGTTACTCTATCCCAAGCTATTCTACCTATCCATTTGATTATAAAGCCACCCGTATCAATTTGATGAGCTGCCCTAATCCCATGAAGAATCCATCCCTCTTCACCAACATTTCTACTAAATGTTCTCGAATGAATGATAGATCATATTCATATATAAAGGTCGGACACATGAATGCCTCAGAGGTACCGCACCTGTGCGGACTAGATCTCATAGCGATGACGTCGTGGCACTTTCATGATCTGAAAAATGTATCTCTTTCAGAAATCCACCACTCTCTCTTGTATGGATTTGAACTCACCTTCTGCAACGACTGCGGACCATGGTCTGCTTCCTTCTGGGAGG TGGTGCTTCACCCAGCTCTTCTACTCATTTTAG GCTATGGTTTGTCACCCGCTCAAATAGGCATTGCATCAGTAATAG GTTTGCTATGTGCAGTAATAAGCCCTCCTATATTCATCCTGTTTGGAATCGCAGCTTTATCAACGGCCTTACTTCATCCTTTCCTTTTGGAATACGGCATAATCACACCAGCAC GCTACAATATCCTAGCTGATTATGGACAAGGCTTGGAATTAGTAATCG TATTGATCATCTTGCTACCAAGGTTTATCCTTTTTCCTGTTGCTATGTGGCTTTTGATCAAGAAATTTCGGATAAGGCATAGGTCCGTGTATACAAGAATCGAAAGTTTCTTACGAAGTGACAACCAACTCACACCAATTAGATATTCATATTCAGACATTAAGAAGATGACAGGAGGCTTTCAAGACAAACTAGGTGAAGGTGGCTACGGTTCTGTCTACAAAGGGAAGCTCCGAAGTGGCTTTCATGTAGCAGTCAAATTACTCGGAAAATCTGGAGGAAGTGGACAAGACTTCATGAATGAAATTGCAACTATTGGAAGGATCCACCATGTCAATGTGGTGAACCTCGTTGGATATTGTGCACACGGCTCCAAACGTGCACTTATCTATGATTTCATGCCCAATGGTTCCCTTGAAAAATATCTTTTCAATAGAGACAAAACAATCTCATTGAGTTGGGATACGAAGTTTGAGATTGCAGTTGGTGTTGCTCGTGGGATTGAGTATCTACACCGAGGGTGTGATGTTCAGATCTTGCATTTTGACATTAAGCCTCATAACATACTTCTTGATGATGACTTCATcccaaaaatatcagattttggGCTAGCAAAGTTTTTCTCAACGGATAAAACCACTGTGACTATGACTGCTGCTAGAGGAACCATAGGATACGTTGCCCCTGAACTGATTAGCAGAAGTATTGGAGCAGTCTCTTACAAGGCTGATGTTTATAGTTTCGGGATGTTGTTAATGGAAATGGTGAGTTTGAAGAAAGACTTGATAGGGAACAATGACAATTCGAGTCAATATTTTCCGAATTGGATATATGACTACTTTAACCAAGGGAAGGACATTGAAGTTGTGAACAGTGGTGATGATGAAAACTATGATGATAGTTGGAGGAAATATGGTCGGAAGATGACAATAGTTGCATTATGGTGCATACAAATGTGTCCTGACCATCGTCCCTCAATGAACAAAGTGTTGGAAATGTTGGAAGGTGATGTTGAACGTCTAAAAGTTCCTAATTATCCTTCTCAATCTACTCAGATCGTCGTAGATCAAACATGTTCGACAGATTCAGTATCATTGCTGGAACATGAAGATGCTTCAACCAGTGTTGAGATTATAGTTGAATAA
- the LOC121779524 gene encoding LEAF RUST 10 DISEASE-RESISTANCE LOCUS RECEPTOR-LIKE PROTEIN KINASE-like 2.5 isoform X3, translating to MSTTLLLLFILTTLAHFSHANPPCPPSSCGVIRNISYPFLLKGDPSNCGHHILTCHHNLTSISLNSRNFYVKAIDYQISTIRVADASLNNHNICSFPISSTYYFSDDSHYSYSIPSYSTYPFDYKATRINLMSCPNPMKNPSLFTNISTKCSRMNDRSYSYIKVGHMNASEVPHLCGLDLIAMTSWHFHDLKNVSLSEIHHSLLYGFELTFCNDCGPWSASFWEAMFAVVLHPALLLILGYGLSPAQIGIASVIGLLCAVISPPIFILFGIAALSTALLHPFLLEYGIITPARYNILADYGQGLELVIVLIILLPRFILFPVAMWLLIKKFRIRHRSVYTRIESFLRSDNQLTPIRYSYSDIKKMTGGFQDKLGEGGYGSVYKGKLRSGFHVAVKLLGKSGGSGQDFMNEIATIGRIHHVNVVNLVGYCAHGSKRALIYDFMPNGSLEKYLFNRDKTISLSWDTKFEIAVGVARGIEYLHRGCDVQILHFDIKPHNILLDDDFIPKISDFGLAKFFSTDKTTVTMTAARGTIGYVAPELISRSIGAVSYKADVYSFGMLLMEMVSLKKDLIGNNDNSSQYFPNWIYDYFNQGKDIEVVNSGDDENYDDSWRKYGRKMTIVALWCIQMCPDHRPSMNKVLEMLEGDVERLKVPNYPSQSTQIVVDQTCSTDSVSLLEHEDASTSVEIIVE from the exons ATGTCCACAACTCTCCTCCTCTTGTTCATCCTTACAACATTAGCTCATTTCTCCCATGCTAATCCTCCCTGCCCTCCTTCTTCGTGTGGCGTTATTCGTAATATCAGCTACCCTTTCCTCCTCAAGGGCGACCCCAGCAACTGCGGCCATCACATATTAACATGTCACCACAATCTCACCTCCATCTCTCTCAACTCTCGAAACTTCTATGTCAAAGCCATCGACTACCAAATCTCCACCATCAGAGTGGCTGATGCTTCCCTCAACAATCACAACATCTGCTCTTTCCCCATCTCTTCTACTTATTACTTTTCCGATGATTCTCATTACAGTTACTCTATCCCAAGCTATTCTACCTATCCATTTGATTATAAAGCCACCCGTATCAATTTGATGAGCTGCCCTAATCCCATGAAGAATCCATCCCTCTTCACCAACATTTCTACTAAATGTTCTCGAATGAATGATAGATCATATTCATATATAAAGGTCGGACACATGAATGCCTCAGAGGTACCGCACCTGTGCGGACTAGATCTCATAGCGATGACGTCGTGGCACTTTCATGATCTGAAAAATGTATCTCTTTCAGAAATCCACCACTCTCTCTTGTATGGATTTGAACTCACCTTCTGCAACGACTGCGGACCATGGTCTGCTTCCTTCTGGGAGG CTATGTTTGCAGTGGTGCTTCACCCAGCTCTTCTACTCATTTTAG GCTATGGTTTGTCACCCGCTCAAATAGGCATTGCATCAGTAATAG GTTTGCTATGTGCAGTAATAAGCCCTCCTATATTCATCCTGTTTGGAATCGCAGCTTTATCAACGGCCTTACTTCATCCTTTCCTTTTGGAATACGGCATAATCACACCAGCAC GCTACAATATCCTAGCTGATTATGGACAAGGCTTGGAATTAGTAATCG TATTGATCATCTTGCTACCAAGGTTTATCCTTTTTCCTGTTGCTATGTGGCTTTTGATCAAGAAATTTCGGATAAGGCATAGGTCCGTGTATACAAGAATCGAAAGTTTCTTACGAAGTGACAACCAACTCACACCAATTAGATATTCATATTCAGACATTAAGAAGATGACAGGAGGCTTTCAAGACAAACTAGGTGAAGGTGGCTACGGTTCTGTCTACAAAGGGAAGCTCCGAAGTGGCTTTCATGTAGCAGTCAAATTACTCGGAAAATCTGGAGGAAGTGGACAAGACTTCATGAATGAAATTGCAACTATTGGAAGGATCCACCATGTCAATGTGGTGAACCTCGTTGGATATTGTGCACACGGCTCCAAACGTGCACTTATCTATGATTTCATGCCCAATGGTTCCCTTGAAAAATATCTTTTCAATAGAGACAAAACAATCTCATTGAGTTGGGATACGAAGTTTGAGATTGCAGTTGGTGTTGCTCGTGGGATTGAGTATCTACACCGAGGGTGTGATGTTCAGATCTTGCATTTTGACATTAAGCCTCATAACATACTTCTTGATGATGACTTCATcccaaaaatatcagattttggGCTAGCAAAGTTTTTCTCAACGGATAAAACCACTGTGACTATGACTGCTGCTAGAGGAACCATAGGATACGTTGCCCCTGAACTGATTAGCAGAAGTATTGGAGCAGTCTCTTACAAGGCTGATGTTTATAGTTTCGGGATGTTGTTAATGGAAATGGTGAGTTTGAAGAAAGACTTGATAGGGAACAATGACAATTCGAGTCAATATTTTCCGAATTGGATATATGACTACTTTAACCAAGGGAAGGACATTGAAGTTGTGAACAGTGGTGATGATGAAAACTATGATGATAGTTGGAGGAAATATGGTCGGAAGATGACAATAGTTGCATTATGGTGCATACAAATGTGTCCTGACCATCGTCCCTCAATGAACAAAGTGTTGGAAATGTTGGAAGGTGATGTTGAACGTCTAAAAGTTCCTAATTATCCTTCTCAATCTACTCAGATCGTCGTAGATCAAACATGTTCGACAGATTCAGTATCATTGCTGGAACATGAAGATGCTTCAACCAGTGTTGAGATTATAGTTGAATAA